A single genomic interval of Christensenellaceae bacterium 44-20 harbors:
- a CDS encoding prephenate dehydrogenase: MKIGIIGLGLIGGSMAKAITEHTDHTVLGADLDSSVVLKAKMTKVISEELREEDLPSCDMLILALYPQATVEYIRSHAEKIKKGALVIDCCGVKEVVCEPLKSVAAEHGFTFIGGHPMAGTEHSGFEYSLASLFSGASMILTPYPDHDLSCVEFAKEFFLQIGFGSVIITTPLIHDKRIAFTSQLAHVVSNAYVKSPTAVNFKGFSAGSFRDLTRVAYLNETMWTELFLENRENLAEEIDCIAERLKEYSAALKAQDADTLRRLLKEGRELKEKVDRL, translated from the coding sequence GTGAAAATCGGCATCATCGGCCTGGGGCTGATTGGCGGCTCCATGGCAAAGGCAATTACCGAGCACACGGATCACACGGTGCTGGGCGCGGATCTCGATTCCAGCGTCGTCCTCAAAGCAAAGATGACGAAGGTCATCTCCGAAGAGCTGCGGGAGGAAGATCTTCCCTCCTGCGATATGCTCATTTTGGCGCTCTATCCCCAGGCGACGGTGGAATATATCCGCTCGCACGCGGAAAAAATCAAAAAAGGCGCGCTGGTCATCGACTGCTGCGGCGTCAAGGAAGTGGTCTGCGAGCCGCTTAAAAGCGTCGCCGCAGAGCATGGGTTCACCTTCATCGGCGGGCACCCCATGGCGGGCACCGAGCATTCGGGCTTTGAATATTCCCTGGCCTCGCTGTTTTCCGGCGCTTCCATGATCCTGACGCCCTACCCGGATCACGATCTTTCCTGCGTCGAGTTCGCCAAGGAGTTTTTCCTGCAAATCGGCTTTGGCAGCGTCATCATCACGACGCCGCTCATCCACGATAAGCGCATCGCATTCACTTCCCAGCTGGCGCACGTCGTCTCCAACGCGTATGTCAAAAGCCCGACGGCCGTCAATTTTAAGGGCTTTTCCGCCGGCAGTTTCCGGGATCTCACCCGGGTCGCCTATCTGAACGAGACCATGTGGACCGAGCTGTTTTTGGAAAACAGGGAAAACCTGGCCGAAGAGATAGACTGCATCGCAGAGCGGCTGAAAGAATACAGCGCGGCGCTCAAGGCGCAGGACGCCGATACGCTTCGCCGGCTTTTAAAGGAAGGAAGAGAGCTCAAGGAGAAGGTGGATCGCTTATGA
- a CDS encoding TfoX/Sxy family protein, which yields MSRLEELPNLGAVMVQKLKEAGIETPEQLGAMGAKQAWRQIRALADPGICLSALQALEGAVRGVRWHDLPPEAKRELKAFYQAEKGK from the coding sequence GTGAGCAGGCTGGAGGAGCTGCCAAACCTCGGGGCAGTGATGGTGCAAAAGCTAAAAGAGGCTGGGATTGAGACGCCGGAGCAGCTGGGGGCCATGGGCGCCAAGCAGGCCTGGAGGCAAATCCGTGCGCTGGCAGACCCGGGCATCTGCCTTTCGGCTTTGCAGGCGCTGGAAGGCGCTGTGCGGGGCGTGCGCTGGCACGATCTGCCGCCCGAAGCAAAGCGGGAGCTGAAAGCCTTCTACCAGGCGGAGAAAGGGAAATAG
- a CDS encoding M15 family metallopeptidase, producing MIPPFPGVRESAAAAVENGEALVCIQKECPEQFVCASAYFAQGLSGALEEIYIREGALERLKKAAKALPEGCRFKLWDIWRPVAVQQAIFDAYAAEIAQKQPALSKEQIFEETRKFVFPPGSDALFPPLHATGGAVDLTIVDEQGAELDMGTGFDYFGDAAFPEYYEAPGRDERIRQNRRLLYFAMIDAGFIPDSVEWWHFNYGNSAWAKWTGNAPIYGGVFSL from the coding sequence ATGATTCCGCCTTTTCCCGGCGTCCGGGAATCCGCCGCGGCGGCAGTGGAAAACGGCGAAGCGCTGGTCTGCATTCAAAAAGAGTGCCCGGAGCAGTTTGTCTGCGCATCTGCCTATTTCGCCCAGGGGCTGAGCGGCGCGCTGGAGGAAATCTATATCCGGGAGGGCGCGCTGGAGCGCCTGAAAAAGGCGGCGAAGGCTCTGCCCGAGGGCTGCCGCTTCAAGCTCTGGGATATCTGGCGTCCGGTGGCCGTGCAGCAGGCGATTTTCGACGCCTATGCCGCGGAGATTGCCCAAAAACAGCCGGCGCTTTCCAAAGAGCAGATTTTTGAGGAGACGAGAAAATTCGTGTTCCCGCCGGGAAGCGATGCGCTGTTCCCGCCTCTGCACGCCACAGGCGGCGCGGTGGATCTGACCATTGTGGATGAGCAGGGAGCCGAGCTGGATATGGGGACGGGCTTCGATTATTTTGGCGATGCCGCTTTTCCGGAATACTACGAGGCCCCCGGCAGGGATGAGCGCATCCGACAGAACCGCCGTCTGCTCTATTTTGCCATGATAGACGCCGGCTTTATCCCGGACAGCGTGGAATGGTGGCACTTTAACTACGGCAACAGCGCCTGGGCCAAGTGGACGGGCAATGCGCCGATTTACGGAGGAGTTTTCTCGCTGTGA
- a CDS encoding PPC domain-containing DNA-binding protein, with amino-acid sequence MEYRRFANTIVARMDKGEEILEQIQKIAEKEQVRLASIRALGATDDFTVGVFKTGEKKYYANEFRGDHEIVSLTGTISTMDGQFYAHLHMSAGNEKGQVFGGHLNRAVVSATCEMVIEVIDGQVERAFDEQIGLNLFRF; translated from the coding sequence ATGGAGTATCGCAGGTTTGCAAATACCATCGTCGCCAGAATGGATAAGGGAGAGGAAATTCTGGAGCAAATCCAAAAAATTGCGGAAAAAGAGCAGGTTCGGCTGGCCAGCATCCGCGCCCTTGGAGCCACGGACGATTTCACCGTCGGCGTGTTCAAAACCGGGGAAAAGAAATATTACGCCAACGAATTTCGCGGAGACCATGAGATCGTCTCCCTGACGGGCACCATCAGCACGATGGACGGCCAGTTCTACGCGCATCTGCATATGAGCGCCGGCAATGAGAAGGGGCAGGTGTTTGGCGGGCATCTCAACAGGGCGGTTGTCAGCGCGACCTGCGAGATGGTGATTGAGGTCATCGACGGGCAGGTGGAACGCGCGTTTGACGAGCAGATTGGGCTGAATCTGTTTCGGTTTTAG
- a CDS encoding SIS domain-containing protein has translation MDFLEERKKLAAHQAEMLTNVDQAEIDALADAMVAAKRIFVSGWGRAGNNIKVLAMDCSQIGLRAYIVGDNTCPSMQEGDIFIIGSGSGETKSMVLFANQAKSHGVKIGLLVGKRGSTLESLADYTVHIEDTVMIGSGYKPDAELTELSALVQTSAFYPVMQTVGDVIRACCAVRIGADRQTIAKNHSNVE, from the coding sequence ATGGATTTTTTGGAAGAGAGAAAAAAGCTGGCCGCGCATCAGGCAGAGATGCTCACAAACGTGGATCAGGCAGAGATTGACGCGCTGGCCGATGCCATGGTGGCAGCAAAGCGCATTTTCGTCTCGGGCTGGGGCCGCGCCGGCAACAACATCAAAGTGCTGGCGATGGACTGCTCGCAGATTGGCCTTAGAGCCTATATCGTGGGCGACAACACCTGCCCTTCCATGCAGGAAGGCGATATTTTCATCATCGGTTCGGGCTCGGGCGAGACCAAATCCATGGTGCTCTTCGCGAATCAGGCCAAGAGCCACGGCGTGAAAATCGGCCTGCTGGTGGGCAAGCGCGGCTCGACGCTGGAGAGCCTTGCGGATTACACCGTGCATATCGAGGATACCGTCATGATCGGCTCGGGCTACAAGCCGGATGCAGAACTGACCGAGCTTTCCGCTCTGGTGCAGACCAGCGCGTTCTACCCCGTCATGCAGACGGTGGGCGATGTCATCCGGGCGTGCTGCGCCGTGCGCATCGGGGCGGATCGGCAGACGATTGCGAAAAACCACAGCAACGTGGAGTAG
- the aroF gene encoding 3-deoxy-7-phosphoheptulonate synthase has protein sequence MIIILKSNPDEQQKQNLITWLHSLGLDTHMSQGEYQTILGLVGDTSKVDLDLIKSLEIVQDVKRIREPYKNVNRDFHPDDTVLEIGGAKIGGGNFQFIAGPCSVESEEQIIEVAKAVKKSGARLLRGGAFKPRTSPYAFQGMGAEGIRLLLEAKKATGMPIVTEIMNISQLPLFADIDVVQVGARNMQNFDLLKELGHSDKVILLKRGLANTLEELLMSAEYIMAGGNERIILCERGIRTFETYTRNTLDISAVPLIKMKSHLPVVVDPSHASGHSYLVEPLALAAAAAGADGLMIEVHNDPARALCDGPQSLSPQMFDEVAGKVKKILPVVGKELGR, from the coding sequence ATGATTATCATCCTCAAAAGCAACCCAGATGAGCAGCAAAAGCAAAACCTCATCACCTGGCTGCACAGCCTCGGCCTGGATACGCATATGAGCCAGGGCGAATACCAGACCATCCTCGGCCTTGTGGGCGATACTTCCAAAGTCGATCTGGACCTTATCAAGAGCCTGGAGATCGTCCAGGACGTCAAGCGCATCCGGGAGCCGTATAAGAACGTCAACCGGGATTTCCACCCGGATGATACCGTCCTCGAAATCGGCGGCGCGAAAATCGGCGGAGGCAATTTCCAGTTCATCGCCGGGCCCTGCTCGGTGGAGAGTGAAGAGCAGATCATCGAAGTGGCAAAAGCGGTGAAAAAATCCGGCGCACGGCTGCTGCGGGGCGGCGCCTTCAAGCCGCGCACTTCCCCCTATGCCTTCCAGGGCATGGGCGCAGAGGGCATCCGCCTGCTTCTCGAGGCCAAGAAGGCCACGGGCATGCCCATCGTTACCGAAATTATGAATATCTCCCAGCTTCCGCTGTTCGCGGATATCGACGTCGTCCAGGTGGGCGCGCGCAACATGCAGAATTTCGATTTGCTCAAAGAGCTGGGGCACAGCGACAAGGTCATTCTCTTAAAGCGCGGCCTGGCCAACACCCTGGAGGAGCTGCTCATGAGCGCCGAGTATATCATGGCCGGGGGCAACGAGCGCATCATCCTCTGCGAGCGGGGCATCCGCACGTTTGAGACATACACGCGCAATACGCTGGATATTTCGGCGGTTCCGCTCATCAAGATGAAATCGCATTTGCCTGTGGTGGTGGATCCTTCCCACGCCTCCGGGCATTCCTACCTGGTGGAGCCGCTGGCGCTGGCAGCAGCCGCCGCCGGCGCAGACGGGCTGATGATCGAGGTGCATAACGACCCTGCCCGGGCGCTCTGCGACGGCCCGCAGTCTCTCTCGCCCCAGATGTTCGATGAAGTGGCGGGCAAAGTCAAAAAAATCCTGCCCGTGGTGGGCAAAGAGCTTGGGAGGTAG
- a CDS encoding HAD family phosphatase, with amino-acid sequence MRIKAAIFDLDGTLLDSMYYWRHMFEIFLEGYGKKPKPDLKDKLKPLSLQESADVFRMEYGVPGSTDEVADGINKVLEERYFHTIEAKPYVREFLELLRENGVKICAATATDRYLIEAALKRNGLYDYFSQIYTCTEVGRGKEFPDIYLKAMEFMGERQEDTVVFEDAYYAIKTAKAAGFYVVAMADETTKEDEEGIVQAADEYHQDFRSVQIETEGGCARIGA; translated from the coding sequence GTGAGAATAAAGGCAGCAATTTTTGATTTGGATGGGACGCTTCTGGATTCCATGTACTACTGGCGGCATATGTTCGAGATTTTTCTGGAAGGCTACGGCAAAAAGCCAAAGCCGGATCTCAAAGATAAGCTAAAGCCTTTAAGCCTTCAGGAATCGGCGGATGTGTTCCGGATGGAGTACGGCGTTCCCGGCAGCACGGACGAGGTGGCCGATGGCATCAACAAAGTGCTGGAAGAGCGCTATTTCCATACGATTGAGGCCAAGCCCTATGTGCGGGAGTTTTTGGAGCTGCTCCGGGAAAACGGGGTGAAAATCTGCGCCGCCACGGCCACGGACCGCTATCTCATCGAGGCGGCCCTCAAGAGAAACGGGCTTTATGATTATTTCTCCCAGATCTATACCTGCACGGAAGTGGGACGGGGCAAGGAGTTCCCAGATATCTACCTCAAAGCCATGGAGTTTATGGGCGAGCGGCAGGAGGATACCGTCGTCTTTGAAGACGCGTATTACGCCATCAAAACCGCAAAAGCCGCGGGCTTCTATGTCGTCGCCATGGCGGACGAGACGACCAAGGAAGATGAAGAGGGCATTGTGCAGGCCGCCGATGAATATCATCAGGATTTTCGCAGTGTGCAGATAGAGACAGAAGGGGGATGCGCGCGCATTGGAGCATAG